The window TGGATTAACTTTGCTGTTTGTATGCCATCCATTCCTTCCTCAAGTTCTATGTCCATCAGAATAAGGTCAGGGCAATGGCTGCTCCAGGCTTTTTCCACAGCTTCTTTTCCCGTACAAGTTATTTCTACCGCGTATCCGTATTTTCTTAAGATATCAGCTGTTATTTGTGCATTAAGGCGGCTGTCTTCAACGATAAGGATTTTTGTGCTATTGAATGCAAGCATTACCTTCTCCTCCAGGTGTCCCTGTATTCCAACGAAATCGGCCATTGATGCTTGGCAAATGTCAGTTTTCGATTTCACCTGTGCCGGTAATATCTCTGATCAGCCGCTGGATCTGCCACTGGGTATATCCAATCGTTTTAAGATTAGTGCATAAAACCTGCACGGTCCGCAGTTCCTCACTGTCCTGTCTTGGCGTACTCATTAATGATCACCCCTCTACCGCATTTGGTGGTAATAAAAAGTTCTTCATAGCATACTGCTATGTGCGAGATCTCGGTGGGTCAGACAAAAGTAAAGTCTCCGGGGTAAAAACAAAGCACAACCCATTGGCCCCTTAGTTTTTCCAGTGAAATTTCTGTTATTTTGCCTTGATGAAATGCCTTGGCAGTAAATTCAGGAGCTTTTTCCCTACAAGCATGCTTAAATTCCTCCTAATCACCAGACAGCCTTTCCTGTCCAGCTCTCTGAATACTCCAGCCAGCCTTTTCTGTTCTTCTTCGCCAAAATTTTCGGCTGTGTAGCTGGTGAAGTTGGCTGTTGCTGAAACCGGGTGGTACGGCAGGTCCAGGTACACAAACGTGCCGGGCTCCGCATGTTCCAGTGCCAGGTTGAAGTCGCCGCAGATTATCTCTGCTCGTTTCAGGACTTCGCTCACCAGCCGTAGGTTTGTCTCGTCAGCAATCCTGGGGTTACTGTACCGCCCGAAAGGGACGTTGTGCTTCCCCTGCCGGTTGACCCTCCACAGGCCGTTGTAGCCGGTCTTGTTCAGGTAAAGAAACCGGGGACGCACGTTCCACTGAATCGAGCTTCGCCGGGTTAAGCGCTCTTATGTGATAATAGTAATCGGCTTTGTTTTCGTGCTTTCTTAAATCGGCCAGGAGTTCTTCCAGATGGTCGCGCACCGTCAGGTAGAAGTTTATCAGCTCTTCGTTGCTGTCGATCAATACCGCCTCGCGCCGGCTTTAGTTGGCACAATTAAAAAGCAATTCCTTTCGATTGTAGGAATATTCAGTACTATGTGGTGATAACTGTTTATTTTTACCAGCACTTTTGTTCCGTAATTGGTATCTTTTCCGTAAGACGCTTTTGTTAATCGATTAGTACGCAGCCGACGAGTATGAGGGTGCCAGAGACGAATGTGTAGTCCAGTCCCGCCCTTTTGCACAGCTCCCCCACGTCGATGCCGAAAGCGGACAAAGAGCCTTTACGTTCTTCGGGCTTGCGGCAGGACGCGTCCGGATATGTACAGCATTCACATAACCCACAGCCTCCGGTTGAAAGAAGCAGCACATCCGAATGCTCACTGCGGATGAAGGCGCAGAACTCCTCTAGCCTTTGATTGTGCCGCTCAACAAGTTGCACCATAAGCTCATGGTCGCTGCTGTCCTCCAGAATGCTCTTGCTTTGCAGGAGTATGCCTCTTTTGAATCTGGATATTTGCTCGGCACACATTTCAAGATCGCCGCAGCCGGGCGGACATACCCAACTTTTGCCATAGTTTTGGCATTTTTGCGGTGTGCAAAGTGCACGGATCTCCGGCTTGCACTCCATGATGCTGCAATTGAAGGGTACAGCCGCGGTAAAGCCGAGCGCTAGCGCCGTGGCCGTGTATTTAGTCAGTTCGTCCATGTTCATTCCTCGCTCAATTCTGCAAGTGACGAGCCGGTCAGCC is drawn from Bacillota bacterium and contains these coding sequences:
- a CDS encoding DUF2284 domain-containing protein is translated as MDELTKYTATALALGFTAAVPFNCSIMECKPEIRALCTPQKCQNYGKSWVCPPGCGDLEMCAEQISRFKRGILLQSKSILEDSSDHELMVQLVERHNQRLEEFCAFIRSEHSDVLLLSTGGCGLCECCTYPDASCRKPEERKGSLSAFGIDVGELCKRAGLDYTFVSGTLILVGCVLID